In [Mycobacterium] stephanolepidis, the genomic window TCGACAGAGGCTCCCTCGATGGCTTCCAATTCGCCGAACTCGGTGGCCAGCGCACGCGCCGCCGTCGGACCGACGTGGCGGATCGACAGCGCCACCAAGACACGCCACAACTGTTGCTGTTTCGCCTTATCCAGGTTCTCCAGCAGCCGACTTCCATTGGCGGACAACGCACCGTTCTTCGTTGTGAACAGGTCGGTGCGCAGCAGATCCTCGGCGGTGAGGCTGAACAGATCTCCCTCATCCTCGATGACACCTGCCGAAAGCAGGGCAATCGCCGCCTCATAACCGAGTGCCTCGATATCGAAGGCACCACGCCCCGCCACGTGGAATACTCGCTCACGCAGCTGTGCCGGGCAGCTCCGCGAATTCGGGCAGCGAATGTCGGCGTCACCCTCCTTCTCATGAGCCAGTACGGTGCCGCATTCGGGACAGGTTGTGGGCATGACGAATTCGCGTTCGGACCCGTTCCGCAGATCGGCGACCGGACCCAGAACTTCCGGAATGACATCCCCGGCCTTACGAATCACCACAGTGTCGCCGATCAACACGCCCTTGCGTTTGACCTCGGATGCGTTGTGCAGGGTCGCCAACGACACCGTGGATCCGGCCACCTTGACAGGGGTCATGTAGGCGAAAGGGGTAACCCGTCCGGTCCGGCCCACGCTCACGCGGATGTCGAGCAGTTCGGTCGTCGCCTCCTCGGGCGGGTACTTATAGGCGATGGCCCAGCGCGGTGCGCGCGAGGTGCTGCCCAGGCGGCGTTGCAGTGCCACCCTGTCGACCTTCACGACAAGGCCGTCGATCTCGTGTTCCACATCGTGGCGATGCTCGGCCCAATAGTTGACGCGTTCCTGAACCTGCGCAATGCCCCGCACATTGGTGGTGTGAGTAGAGACAGGTAATCCCCACTGCCCCAAAGCCAAATAGGCCTCGCGCAGGCTCTCCGGAGCGAAGCCCTCGGCACGGCCAAGCCCGTGGCAGATCATCCGCAGCCGCCGCCTGGCGGTGATGGCCGGGTTCTTCTGCCGCAGACTGCCCGCAGCGCTGTTGCGCGGATTGGCGAACGGCGGCTTACTCTCCTCCACCAGCGAGGCATTCAACGCCTCGAAATCCTCCAGCCGGAAGAAGACCTCGCCACGCACCTCCAAGAGTGCAGGTATCGGGTATTCCTTTGAGGCCGTGAGCCTTTCCGGCACATCCTCGATGGTCCTGGCGTTCAGCGTGACATCCTCGCCGCTGCGACCGTCTCCGCGCGTCGCGCCGCGCACCAGCACGCCGTTCTCGTACACCAACGAAAGCGCGACGCCGTCGATCTTCAGCTCGCACAGGTATTCCGGTTCTTCCCCGATATCGCCGCGCACGCGGGCATCCCAGGCCGTCAACTCCTCGGAACTGAATGCGTTGTCCAGACTGAGCATTCGCTCCAGGTGGTCAACCGATCCGAATTCGGTGACAAACCCTGCTCCACCCACCAGCTGCGTGGGTGAGTCCGGGGTCTGCAACTCGGGATACTGCGCTTCCAGCGCCTCAAGCTCCTTCAAGAGGCGATCGAACTCGCCATCAGAGACGACCGGGGCATCCTTGACGTAGTAGCGGAACTGGTGCCCACGCACCTCGTCGGCAAGCTCACGCCACTGGCGCTGCACGTCAGGATCCACATCGGCAGGCTAACCCACCCGCCCGACAGTCCCCGAACCCTACGATGGGCCCATGGGCACGCATCCCATCATGTTCACCGAGGAAGATCCCGGCCTGGCAGAACTTCGCCGGCTGGCACTCGCACTGCCCGAGGCTGCCGAACAGATCTCCTGGGGCCGGCCCGTCTTCAAAGCGGGCAAGATCTTTGCGATGTTCGGCGGCAACGCCAAAGGAGACGCCAAGGGCGAGATGATCGCCCACCCGTATTCCGTGCTGGTCAAGGTGGATGATTCCGAGCGCCCCGCGCTCCTCGAGGACGAACGCTTCTACTACCCGGCATACATGGGCCCCTACGGCTGGCTGGGGCTCGACGTCAGCACCGCCGATGTGGACTGGGATGAGGTCGCCGAGCTGCTCGATGCTTCCTACCGATTGATCGCCACCAAGCGGCTGATCAGGTTGCTCGATCAGCGCGACTGATCCCCTACCTATCCCTACACTGTGTTTCAAAGCTTTGCCCATTACTCGGAGAGACAGGCTGGGGTACGAATTGTCTGTTGCTAGCAGATTATGCGGCGGCCTCGCCGTGGCCGCGTTGGCCGCAGTGGCGTTGGCCCCTTCGGCCCTGGCCGACGGTCCCCTGGTGTTTCCCGGGATGGAGATCATCCAAGGGACTCAGAGCTGCACGCTCGGGTTCGTTGACCCCGACGCACGCTTCGGCCTCACCGCGGGTCACTGCGCCATGGATACCGATGGCCCGGTGTACGACTCGGCCGGCAATGTGATCGGCGTCCTCGTCATCGCCGGTTCCAACTTGCGAGACGGCGACCGGATCGACGGCACCAAGTACGTGATCGACTACGAGGCCATCAAATTCCGCAACGACGTCGCGATCAACGACATACTGCCCAACGGGATTCGGCTTGAGCGCGGCAGCGGAATCCAGCCGCACACCGGGCTGCCGGTCTGCCGCAACGGCGTCACCACCGGCGAGTCCTGCGGCACCGTCACCACGGTCAACAACGGCTGGTTCGAGATCGACGGACTACCCGCCGACCACGGCGACTCGGGCAGCCCGGTGTACTCGATCACCTCACCGGGGCATGGCGCCATCGTCGGAATCGCCCGCGGAACCACCCGCAGCGTTGAGACCGGCGTGGTGCAAACCACCGCGATTTCCTGGTCAACCGTCGTCAATCAACTGCGAGAAGACCTGGAAAAGGCACCCGACGCTCCCCCGCCACCTGGGCATTCACCTGCCCCGACCACACTTCCTGCACCAGAGGACGCCTCGTTCGCATAGGCTCGTAGCGACACGGAGAGTCGTGCCGCGTGCTCTCCTAACACTGGTCGGGGCTTTATTGACGGTGAACGTGGCAGACAGAGAGCTACGGCGTGACCAGTGTCGGCGACAACGGTCGACGGACCGAACCGCGGGGACGGTTCACGGTGTGGGCCGCGGCCCTCATCGTGTTGAGCGGTCTTGGCCTTGCGAATCCGGCTGCCGCACATGCGGACCCGTTGATTTATCCGGGCATGGAGATCATCCAGCGCCCACCCGGTAAGGAATCGCTGAGCTGCACCCTCGGCTTCGTGGATCCTGTCGCACGCGTAGGTGTCACCGCCGGTCACTGTGGCGGCAACGGGCCGGTGTTCACCAGCGACGGCGTCCGTATCGGCCAGCTCGCCGTGGCCCAGTCCAACATCAAGCCCGAAGGACCGCTGTCCCGCGACGACTACCGAATCGACTACGAGGGCATCGCCTTCGATGAGGGCGTGCCGATCAATAACGTGCTGCCCAACGGACTGCGGCTCGGAGTCGACCCGGCCGTCGTTCCCCGGGATGGTCTGGCGGTGTGCCGAGTGGGAATCACCACCGGCGAGGCGTGCGGTGCCATCGCCGGTTTCGGCAATGGCTGGTTCCTTGTCGACGGCCTGCCCGCCGATCACGGCGACTCCGGTAGTGCCGTGTACACCGTCACCTCCCCGGGCAACGCCGCCATCGTCGGCATCGTGAGCGCGCGCTTCACCGCCAATCAGACCCGCCGGGAGTCCACCGTGGCGTTGTCCTGGCCAACGGTGCAACAGCAGATCCGAAATGACATTACGGCGGCCGAGCGCCGCCCCGAGGTCGCGAGCCCCGTGGCCATCAATCCGCAGGCTCCGCCGATGGTCCTGCCTCCTGCGCCCTCCGATGACCGCCCGTCCGGTCCCGCGAGAATGGTTGTCCCCTAGCCGTCATGCGCCCGTCTTTCTGGATAACGACCATCGTCGCTGTGCTGTGCGCACTTCCCGCAGCCAACCCGGCGCCGGCACATGCCGACCCTCCGCTGGTGTATCCCGGCATGCTCATCTACCAGGGCTCGCTGAGCTGCACGCTCGGTTACGTCGATCCCGTGCTTCGGGTGGGCATCACGGCCGGGCATTGCGTCAACGGCGACGGCATCGTTCGCAACGGAGACTTCGCGGCGATAGGACACAAGATCCTCGCCCACGACAACCGTCCCCCCGAGGGCCCGGTGTACGAGAACGAGTACACCATCGACTACGAAGCGATCTCGATCGATGACGGATTGCCCGTCAACGATGTCATGGCCAACGGTCAACGGCTCGAACGCGATGACACGGTCACTCCCGATATCGGAATGCCGGTCTGCCGCACCGGCTTCACCACGGGCGACGCGTGCGGATCGGTAACCCGACTTGGCAACGGCTGGTTCAGGTTTAACGGTCCGGTGATCGCCAAGGGCGATTCCGGCGGCCCGGTGTACACCCATGTCGGCGACCGCACCGTGCTCGTCGGCATCATTCGCGGTTTCATGACAAGCCAGTCGGGCGATGACGTGCAGTCCTGGGCGATGTCCTGGCAGTCGGTGGTCAAGCAGCTCCGCGAGGACCGCAAGGGCCTGCTGCCCGCCTGAACCCGTAGGCTCACGCACATGAGCGACTGGAAAGCCTTCACCGTCGAGACCACTGGGCACATCGCCCAGGTCACCCTCGTCGGGCCCGGTAAGGGCAATGCGATGGGACCCGATTTCTGGCGGGAACTGCCGCTGATCTTCACCGAACTCGACGCCGACCCGGAGATACGGGCGATCGTGCTCGCGGCCGCCGGATCCCATTTCAGTTACGGGCTGGACCTGGCCGCGATGGCGGGCACCTTCATGCCGCTGCTGGCCGATAAGGCACTGGCCAAGCCGCGCACCGAGTTCCTCGACGAGATACGTCGGCTGCAGGCCTCGGTGACCGCCGTCGCAGCCTGTCGCAAGCCCGTGATCGCCGCGGTGCAGGGCTGGTGCATCGGTGGCGGCGTCGACCTGATCGCGGCCGCCGATATCAGGTATGCAAGCGCCGAGGCGAAGTTCAGTGTGCGCGAGGCCAAGGTCGCGATTGTCGCCGATATTGGCTCGCTGCATCGTCTTCCACCGATCATCGGTGACGGCCACCTGCGTGAACTGGCGTTCACCGGCAAAGACATCGATGCCACTCGGGCCGAGAAGATCGGTCTGGTCAACGACGTGTTCGACACCCCCGAGGCAACACTGGCGGCCGCCCATGCCACCGCCGCCGAGATCGCGGCCAACCCCCCGCTGGTGGTGCAGGGTGTCAAGGACGTGCTGGGCCGCGAGCGCGAGAGCGTCGTTGCCGACGGCCTCAAATACGTGTCGACCTGGAACGCCGCGTTCCTACCGTCGGAGGACTTACAGGAAGCCATCGGTGCGGTCTTCGAGAAGCGGGAACCCGACTTCAAGGGGCGCTAGGTCTCTCGGTAGCGGCCCCAGTGCACGGCGTCCTCCAACGGACGCCCGCTACGCCAGCCGAATCGTTCCAGATCGGGCCGCTCGGCGAACTCACGTACCGGCCCGACGCACAACCAGGCGATCGGTCTGATGTGCGTTGGCGCGCCCACTAATTCGGCCAGGAACTGTTCCTCGTAGAAGGACACCCAGCCGACACCGATCCCTTCGGTGACCGCGGCGAGCCACAGGTTCTGGATGGCGAGCACCGCCGAAAACAGGCCCGCGTCGGCAATGGTGTGCCGCCCCAGGACATGCGGACCACCCCGGCCGTGATCGTAGGTGACCACCACCCCGGTACCGCTTTCACAGATTCCTTCAATCTTGATGGGATCAAAGGTGTTTCGCCGCTCCGCGGGAAGGCTGTCCGCGAATCGCTCACGCTGCTCGGCAACATGCGCCGCGAAGTCCTCCAGAACCTCCGACTCGCGCACCACCACGAAATCCCATGGCTGACTGTTCCCCACGCTGGGTGCGCGATGCGCGGCCTGCAGCAGCTTCACCAACGTCGCATCGTCGATAACCTCTCCGGTGAACTCCGCGCGTACATCACGGCGGGTGGCGATGGCCTGGTAGACGTCCATCACAGCGCATCCGGGTCGGCATCGATCAGATCACTGACCTTGCGCGTCAATTCGGTTGCCTTGCGCGCCCATGGGAGATCGGCTCCGGCGAGACCACATCCGGCACTGATGCCGATGCGATCCCGCAGCACTGCACGTCCAAAGCCCAGCTTGTCGGCCAGCGCCGCGGTAGTGGTCGCCAGCACGTCCGATGAGATGGGCACGGCCGGCGAAAGGGAGGGAATCACACCGAGTACGGCGACCTTACCCGTGTCCAGCACCGAGGCCAGTCCATCGAGTGCCTGCGCATCCGCCAGGTATGCGGCATCCACCGCGATCCCACGAATGTCGGCCCCGCGCAAGAGCTCCCAGGGAGGGTCGGCGGCACAACAATGCACCACCAGTTCGCCACCCACCGCCGCAGCGCACTGGTCCAACAGAGCCGTCGCCGTCGACGCGTCGACGGGATGCACCGGTGAGAACATGCTGGTTCCCGACAGTCTGCCGTCCAGTGCGGCAGGCAGAGAGGGTTCGTCGAGCTGCACCAGTACGGGAACACCGAGTCGACGAGAAAGCGTGGCTTGATGCTGCGCCAGCCCTTCCGCCAGAGATCCCGCCAGGTCTCGCACCGCTCCGGGGTCGGTGATCGCGCGATGACCATTGGGAAGTTCCAATTGTGCGGCGAGCGTGATCGGCCCGGGACCCTGCACCTTCACCGCCCGGCCGCTCCCCCGATGCCCACCGCGCTCCCACTCCTCTTCGAGCGCGTCCATGTCCTCGTCCAGGAATCCGCGCGCGCGTCGAACCACCGCGCCGGGTCGGGCTGTCGTCCGGTAGCCGGTGGGTGAGACGTCGAGGGCGATATCCACCAGCAGTGCCGCGGCCCGGCCGATCAGATCGGCACCCACTCCGCGCGCGGGCAGCTCCACGAGGTGAGGCAGCGGTAGCTCGGCCACCACGATCTCGGTCGCGGCTCGCACCTGTTGCCCCGGCCAAGAGCCCAGGCCAGTTCCGTTCGCCCACATGTTCACCCAGAGAACGTTAGGTGATGAGCGATTCGATCGGACCCTTGGCGAAGTAGACGACGAATAATCCGGCCACCACGTACAGCAGCGGGTGCACGGCGCGAAGCCGAGCCCCGCGCTCCCCCGATACAACAGCCAGCACCACCCAGCTGATGAACCCGACACCGATACCGTTGGCGATCGAATAGGTAAACGGCATGGTCACCACGGTCAAGAAGCAGGGCAACGCATACTCGAAGCGGGTGAGATCGATGCTGCGCAGCTGGCCGATCATCATGGCGCCCACGACCACCAAGGCCGGCGCCGCCGCCTCCAGCGGCACCACCGAATACAGCGGGGTGAAGAACATCGCCGCCAGGAACAGCAGACCGGTCACCACATTGGCCAGGCCGGTCCTGGCGCCCTCGGCGATACCGGAGGCAGACTCCACGAACACGGTGTTCGAGGACGAGGAGGAGACGCCTCCAACGACCGCACCGACGCCCTCGACCGATAGTGCTCGTCCGATTCCCGGCAGAGTGCCGTGTTCGTCGGCCAGACCGGCTTCCTTGCCCAGACCGGTCATGGTTCCCATCGCGTCGAAGAAGTTCGACAGCACCAACGCGAACACCAGCACCGTCGCCGACAGCGCACCCACCCGGGCGAATGCGCCGAACATGTCCACCTGGCCGAGCAGACTCAGATCCGGCAGGCCGCCCGCCGAGGACGGCCAGGCGGGCACGGTGAGATTCCATCCCTTGGTATCGGCGGGCTGCGCACCGCGTTCGGTCAACGCCTGCGCGATCATGGAGATCCCCGTCATCACGACGATGCCGATGAGCAGTCCGCCACGAACCTTGCGCACCACCAGAATTCCCATCAGCAGCACGCCCGCGGCGAAGATCAGGGTCGGGATGGTGGCCACCGAGTTGTCGATTCCCAAACCAACCGGCACGGTGGTGTTCGCCGCGTCGGGGATGCGTCGGACGAACCCCGCGTCGACGAAGCCGATGAATGCGATGAAGCATCCGATTCCGGCGGCGATCGCCGCCTTCAGCTCATCGGGAATGGCATGGAACACCGCGGTGCGGAAACCCGAGATACCCAGCGCCACAATGATCAGACCGTCGACGATCACCAGCCCCATGGCCTCGGGCCAGCTCATCTGCGAGGCAAAGGAGACGGCGAGCAGACTGTTGATGCCCAGTCCCGCGGCAAGCGCGAACGGGTAGTTGGCGACGAACCCGAACAGTATGGACATCACCCCGGCCGCCAGCGCCGTCACCGCCGCCACTTGACCCACCGGCAGCACATGGCCCAGCACGTCAGCGTTATGCGCCCGTCCCGGCTCACCACCGATGATGAGCGGGTTCAGCACCACGATGTACGCCATCGCAAAGAAGGTGACGATCCCGCCGCGAACTTCCCGTCCCAGCGTCGACTGTCGCTCGGAGATCCGGAAGAACCGATCGACTAGGCCATTCATAGCCGTTGAAAGTACAGGCCTCGGTTGCCGGTCGCCCGCCGCGATCGAGCGCGAGCCTCACGCGGGATTTTGCGGCGATTTCCGCGTCAGGCTCGCCCTCGGCCTCCGGTTCGGGAACCGGTGGGAGGAGGGACTTTCCAACCCCAGGTAGAGGACCTTCGTCACTAGGACGGTGTGCGGCCATCCGGTCGAATATAAGTGTCACTTTCAGACACAGATAACTCGACCGAATCCGAGGACCGCACCGTGCCGCAGAAGGAATACACCGACCTCGAGCTCCTCCACGAGCTCGAACCCGTGGTGGAGGAGAACACTCATCGCCACCTCGGCGTGTTCAAAGAGTGGAACCCGCACGACTACATCCCGTGGTCCGAGGGCAAGAACTACAAGGCATTGGGCGGGCAGGACTGGGATCCCGAGCAATGCCAACTCTCCGAGCTGGCCAAGGTCGCCATGATCACCAACCTGCTCACCGAGGACAACCTGCCCGCATATCACCGCGAGATCGCCATGAACTTCACCATGGACGGACCGTGGGGCACCTGGGTGAACCGGTGGACGGCAGAAGAACAGCGTCACAGCATCGCGATTCGTGACTATCTCGTCGTCACGCGGTCCGTCGATCCGGTGGAACTGGAGAAGCTGCGTGTCGAGCAGATGACCCGCGGGTTCTCCCCCGGACAGAACCGCCAGGGCGGCGACCACATGTTCGCCGACAGCCTGTTCGATTCGGTGGCCTATGTGTCATTTCAGGAGTTGGCCACCCGTGTTTCGCACCGCAACACCGGCGTCGCCTGTGCCGAACCCATCGCGCAGGAACTCCTCAAACACATCTCCAATGACGAGAACCTGCACATGATCTTCTACCGCAACATGGTCGAGGCCGGTCTCGAGATCGCACCCAACCAGGCGGTGAAATCGATTCACAAGGTTCTCGACAACTTCACGATGCCCGGCTACACGATCCCCGGCTTCCGCCGTAACGCGGTCACCATCGCCACCGGCGGCGTGTACGACCCGCAATCACACCTTGCCGAGGTCGTCCAGCCGGTGCTGCGCAAGTGGCGCATCTTCGAGCGTGACGACATCAACGGCGAAGCCGAGTGGTACCGCGAAGACCTGCACCGCATCATCACCGACCTCAAGAAGACTGCCAGCGATTTCGAAGAGGTCAAGACCAAGTACTTGGAGCGTCAGGCAAGGCGCGCCGAGCGGATGGCCGCCAAGGTGTAACCCTCCGTAACGTCGACATGGGCAAACGGCGATATCCCGTTCAGTACGATTGGACGGGGCCGTCTGCCGGCCGACGGGGATGAGAGGGATACATGCGCGCGGTCAAGACGCTCTCGACGGTGTTCGGCATCGCCACGATGTTCGCGGCGACTGTCACCGGCCCTGCGATCGCGTCGGCCGAACCCGTGGCGGGCGCCCAGCTGGTCGCGATCGGAGATTCGTTCATGGCGGCGGGTTCGAACGCCGCCGGTATCACCGGCCCCGTCGGCACCGCCTGCAACCAGGCGACCGACAATGTGGCGCACCTGGTCGCGACGTCATTCCCGCAGATGACGTTCGCCGACTACTCCTGCGTAGGCGCACTCTCCACCGACGTCTACACACCCTCCACCCGCGGCCCGCAGAACACGGGACTGTCCCCGGCCACCAAGGTGGCGGTCGTCTCCATCGGCGGCAACGACGCCGGATTCGAGCAGATCGCCACCGACTGCCTGTTCGCGTTGAGCTGCCCGCCGGAGAAGAAGGCGCAATTCAGCGCCAACGTCGCCTCGGTGGGCCCGAAACTCACGGGCGCGTACGCCGCCATCCGTCAGGCGGCTCCGAACGCACGCGTGTTCACGGTGGGCTACCTGCCCATCCTTCCCCCGGACGCCAAGGGGTGCCTGGTCGGCCTGATCAACACGCAAGAGACCATCACCTTCCTCAATGGTCTGCAACGGCAGCTCAACGACACGATCGTCTCCGAATCGTCGAAAGCGGGATTCACCCCGGTCATCCCTGCCACCAGTAGCGACCACAGCGTGTGCGCATCAGATTTCCAGCGCTACGTGTCGATGACGGGTACCGGCGTCGGCGATGAGGGAATCCCGATGCACCCCACCGCACCCGGACGGCAGTACGTCGCTGAACGCATCGCGATCGCCATGCGCTCGGCGGGAGTTCAGGGAACCTAGCCGCGCGTGATGATGGCGCTGCCGAGCACCTCGTCACCCTCGGCGTCGGGCCGGTACAGCACCACCGTCTGCCCGGGCGCCACACCGCGCAGGGCGGTACGCAGTCGGACCTGAATCCGCTCGGCCCCCGGTTCGACAATCGCGTCCACCACCGAACCATGCGCGCGAACCTGAACCTGGCACTCGATGGGCCCGGTCGGCACCTGCCCCGAGGTCCACACCACCGGCTCTCCCCCGAAATCCCAAATCTCAAGTTCCTCAACGGTTCCCACCCGAACGGTGGCCGTGTCGGCATCGATCGACGTGACGTATCGGGGACGACCGTCGGCGGCAGGGCCAACCAGCCCGAGCCCCTTGCGCTGACCGATGGTGAACTCGTGCACCCCCGCATGGGTGGCCAACACGCTGCCGTCGGCGTCCACCACATTCCCGCGACGCACACCGATGCGCGCACCGAGGAACGCCTGGGTATCTCCGGAAGGAATGAAGCAGATGTCATGGCTGTCGGGCTTGTTCGCGACAAGCAGACCGCGCTGCTCGGCCTCGGCCCGGATATCGGGCTTAGGACTATCGCCTACGGGGAACAGCGCGCGGCTCAGCTGCTGCGGTGTGAGCACTCCCAGCACATAGGACTGGTCCTTGTCCGCGTCGACCGCACGGCGCAGCCTGCCGTCCTGCAACCGCGCGTAGTGGCCGGTCGCCACGGCATCGAAGCCCAGCGCGATGGCGCGGTCGGCCAGCGCCGCGAACTTGATCTTCTCGTTGCACTTCACACACGGATTGGGGGTACGCCCCTCGGCGTAGGCCTCGACGAAGTCGTCGATGACGTCTTCTTTGAATCGATCGGCGAAATCCCAGACATAGAAGGGGATTCCGAGCATGTCGGCAACACGGCGGGCATCGGCGGCGTCCTCTTTCGAGCAGCATCCCCGCGATCCGGTGCGCAGTGTTCCGGGTGCCGCCGACAGCGCCAGGTGCACACCGACAACATCGTGTCCGGCATCCACCATGCGTGCAGCCGCAACCGACGAGTCGACTCCCCCGCTCATGGCCGCCAGCACCCTCATGACCGACCCCCGGCGCTGGCCAGGGCAGCGGCCCGGGCGCGCGGAACAGCGATCCGCAGTGCCTCGAGGGCACGTGCCACATCCGAGGCCACGGAGGTGTGGCCGAAGGTGAATCGCAGCGATCCACGCGCGGCTTCGGGGTCGATACCCATCTCGATGAGCACATGCGAGGGCCGCGCGACGCCCGCCGTGCACGCCGAGCCGGTTGAGCACTCGATACCGTTGGCGTCCAGCAACATCAGCAGGGAGTCGCCCTCGCATCCGGCAAAGGTGAAATGCGCGTTTCCGGGCAATCTGCCGTTGCCGGCCGCGCCGTTGAGCACGGAGCCCTCGATCTGGGTCAGCACCTGATCGATCAGCTCGTCTCGAAGTGTTTTCAGTGTTGCAGCGCCCTCGCATCGTTCGGACACAGCCTCGACCAGCGCGGTCGACATCGCCACGATCGCCGCCGTATCGGGCGTGCCCGAACGGATGTCACGTTCGTGGCCACCACCGTGAAACAATGGGACACAAGCGGTTTCACGACGCAGCAGCAGTGCACCGACCCCCATCGGGCCGCCGAACTTGTGCGCGGCCACACTCATCGCCGACAGTCCACTGAGGGCGAAATCGACATCGAGCTGACCTACCGCACCGATGGCATCGCTGTGCATCGGAATATCGAATTCGGCAGCGATGGACGCCAACTCACAAATGGGGTTGATCGTGCCGACCTCGTTGTTGGCCCACATCACCGTGATGAGCGCGACGTCGTCGTGGTCGGTGAGGGCCGAGCGCAGTGCCGCGGCAGTCACCATGCCGGTGTCATCCACCGGCAGCCACGTCACGTCGGCGCCCTCGTGATCGGCGAGCCACTGCACCGCATCGAGCACAGCATGATGCTCGACGGCGCCGGCAATGACGCGAGTACGGCGCGCATCGGCGTCGCGACGTGCCCAGTAGATGCCCTTGATGGCGAGGTTGTCGCTCTCGGTACCGCCGGCGGTGAAGATCACCTCGGACGGTCGGGCGCCCAGGGCCGCGGCGATCGACTCCCGCGATTCCTCAACCCGGCGCCGGGCATCACGCCCCGACCCGTGCAGCGAGGCGGCGTTCCCGGTCTGGGCCATGGTGGCCGCCATCGCCTCGATGGCGGCGGGGCGCATCGGGGTGGTTGCGGCATGGTCCAGGTAGACCGCACCTTCAGCTGGGGTTCGAGCAGCACACATAACGCATCCAGGATAGGTCCCACCCAGGTGGGCTCGTCCAATCGCGTCAGGCTGCGATGGGTTCCGGGTGCTCCGGGTGGCTGTGGAGCTGCGGGGTTCGGTCACCGGCCCGAACGGCCGCCTCGCAGCGACTGGCCAGATCACGGCGATTCTCACCGGGCAATTGCAGCCCCGCCACCTGGATATGCGCCACTGTCATCCGTGTCGCGGTGAGTCGGCGAATGGAGGCCATCAGGGTGTCTTCGCCCACATAAGCCGGAACGGTCGACAGCTCGCCACCTGGGTAGTGATACGTCAGCCGCAGCGGCTGCACCGGCCGCTGTGCGTCGATGGCGGCCTGGAACATCGCGGGGCGGAATGATCCGTACGCACGACCGCACCAGGTGGTGCCCTCGGGGAACGCC contains:
- the ligA gene encoding NAD-dependent DNA ligase LigA → MDPDVQRQWRELADEVRGHQFRYYVKDAPVVSDGEFDRLLKELEALEAQYPELQTPDSPTQLVGGAGFVTEFGSVDHLERMLSLDNAFSSEELTAWDARVRGDIGEEPEYLCELKIDGVALSLVYENGVLVRGATRGDGRSGEDVTLNARTIEDVPERLTASKEYPIPALLEVRGEVFFRLEDFEALNASLVEESKPPFANPRNSAAGSLRQKNPAITARRRLRMICHGLGRAEGFAPESLREAYLALGQWGLPVSTHTTNVRGIAQVQERVNYWAEHRHDVEHEIDGLVVKVDRVALQRRLGSTSRAPRWAIAYKYPPEEATTELLDIRVSVGRTGRVTPFAYMTPVKVAGSTVSLATLHNASEVKRKGVLIGDTVVIRKAGDVIPEVLGPVADLRNGSEREFVMPTTCPECGTVLAHEKEGDADIRCPNSRSCPAQLRERVFHVAGRGAFDIEALGYEAAIALLSAGVIEDEGDLFSLTAEDLLRTDLFTTKNGALSANGSRLLENLDKAKQQQLWRVLVALSIRHVGPTAARALATEFGELEAIEGASVEQLAAVEGVGATIAAAVVDWFTVDWHRAIVDKWRAAGVRMADERDESIPRNLEGLSIVVTGSLPGFSRDEAKEAIIARGGKSASSVSKKTAFVVVGDAPGSKYDKAVELGLTILDEDGFRALLADGPPAESE
- a CDS encoding MmcQ/YjbR family DNA-binding protein; this encodes MGTHPIMFTEEDPGLAELRRLALALPEAAEQISWGRPVFKAGKIFAMFGGNAKGDAKGEMIAHPYSVLVKVDDSERPALLEDERFYYPAYMGPYGWLGLDVSTADVDWDEVAELLDASYRLIATKRLIRLLDQRD
- a CDS encoding Rv1815 family serine proteinase encodes the protein MSVASRLCGGLAVAALAAVALAPSALADGPLVFPGMEIIQGTQSCTLGFVDPDARFGLTAGHCAMDTDGPVYDSAGNVIGVLVIAGSNLRDGDRIDGTKYVIDYEAIKFRNDVAINDILPNGIRLERGSGIQPHTGLPVCRNGVTTGESCGTVTTVNNGWFEIDGLPADHGDSGSPVYSITSPGHGAIVGIARGTTRSVETGVVQTTAISWSTVVNQLREDLEKAPDAPPPPGHSPAPTTLPAPEDASFA
- a CDS encoding Rv1815 family serine proteinase → MTSVGDNGRRTEPRGRFTVWAAALIVLSGLGLANPAAAHADPLIYPGMEIIQRPPGKESLSCTLGFVDPVARVGVTAGHCGGNGPVFTSDGVRIGQLAVAQSNIKPEGPLSRDDYRIDYEGIAFDEGVPINNVLPNGLRLGVDPAVVPRDGLAVCRVGITTGEACGAIAGFGNGWFLVDGLPADHGDSGSAVYTVTSPGNAAIVGIVSARFTANQTRRESTVALSWPTVQQQIRNDITAAERRPEVASPVAINPQAPPMVLPPAPSDDRPSGPARMVVP
- a CDS encoding Rv1815 family serine proteinase produces the protein MRPSFWITTIVAVLCALPAANPAPAHADPPLVYPGMLIYQGSLSCTLGYVDPVLRVGITAGHCVNGDGIVRNGDFAAIGHKILAHDNRPPEGPVYENEYTIDYEAISIDDGLPVNDVMANGQRLERDDTVTPDIGMPVCRTGFTTGDACGSVTRLGNGWFRFNGPVIAKGDSGGPVYTHVGDRTVLVGIIRGFMTSQSGDDVQSWAMSWQSVVKQLREDRKGLLPA
- a CDS encoding crotonase/enoyl-CoA hydratase family protein, translated to MSDWKAFTVETTGHIAQVTLVGPGKGNAMGPDFWRELPLIFTELDADPEIRAIVLAAAGSHFSYGLDLAAMAGTFMPLLADKALAKPRTEFLDEIRRLQASVTAVAACRKPVIAAVQGWCIGGGVDLIAAADIRYASAEAKFSVREAKVAIVADIGSLHRLPPIIGDGHLRELAFTGKDIDATRAEKIGLVNDVFDTPEATLAAAHATAAEIAANPPLVVQGVKDVLGRERESVVADGLKYVSTWNAAFLPSEDLQEAIGAVFEKREPDFKGR
- the bluB gene encoding 5,6-dimethylbenzimidazole synthase, with the protein product MDVYQAIATRRDVRAEFTGEVIDDATLVKLLQAAHRAPSVGNSQPWDFVVVRESEVLEDFAAHVAEQRERFADSLPAERRNTFDPIKIEGICESGTGVVVTYDHGRGGPHVLGRHTIADAGLFSAVLAIQNLWLAAVTEGIGVGWVSFYEEQFLAELVGAPTHIRPIAWLCVGPVREFAERPDLERFGWRSGRPLEDAVHWGRYRET